The genomic stretch AATAATTCAAAACCTTTTGTACCTGGTTCACAGTGCCTTACCCAAGTACGGTCTGCATTTGGATATTCGAGTTCAGCCAGCATTTCGTCTTTGGAATCCACTACCCATACGGCATTTTGCGGATGGGCGTCCTTACTACCAATTCGAAGAGAAGCAAGACTTGCCATAAAATTAAGTTCTGGCACAATTTTGTCTCCGCCCGAAACCGGTAATTCATCGGGACAAAGCGGCGTAAAACCTTTTTGTGCATCAATATCAAAAGCAGCAATTTTCATTTAATTTTCCTCCAAGTTTTTATACGTTAGTTGGGCAAACTGGCCGAAACGAGTTACTTCTTCTAGCTCTAGCGCGTGCTCTCTATCTTCTTCAAAGAGTGGAATTCCTTTTCCTAAAATAATGGGCGCAATCGTTATCACAAACCGATCTATCGCCTTCTCTTTTAAAAATTGTTGCACTAATTTTGCGCCACCTACAAGCCAGATTTTTTCACCATCAATGTTATTCAGCCATGTATCAACAGTCCCAGCTACAAAGTCGGCATACTCATCTTTTGTCCCAGCTTTCGTGTTGGAAAAAACGTAGACATCTTTTTTACTGTAAGGGAATGTGTCAGTAAGCGAGAAAATTTGTTGATACGTCGTCCGGCCCATTACAACTGTATCTACGTTGTCAAAGAAAGCTTCATAACCCGCATCCCCTTCACTATCAATAGATTCTAACCATTCGACACTTCCGTTTTCATCTGCAATATAACCGTCCAAACTAACCGCGATATATAGCGCAACTTGTTTTTCACTCATTATTACTCAAATCCTTTCACTACTAATTTTCCAATCATTTTTCCGGATGAGATAATTTTGTGAGCTTCTTCTATTGTCGCCGCGTTCACGGGTGATAAAACTTGATTTAATGTCGTTGTTAATTCGCCCGCATCTAGCATATGAGCTGCTTCTGTTAAAATTTCATGCTGTCTGATTTTATCTGTTGTATCATATTTCGAACGAGTAAACATGAATTCATAGCTGAAAGTAGCACTCTTGTCTTTTAAAAGAGTCATTTTCACTGGCTCTGCAAGTTCTACAATAGAGCAAATTTTCCCTTGTGGGCGAATCGCTTCTTGCATCTCATCCCAGTGAGCACTCGTGTTATGCAAACATAAAATAAAATCAACTCCCTGCTCAAATCCAAGTTCTTCCAGTTGTTCTGGGATGTTTTCTCGGTGGTTGATAACATAGTTCGCGCCGTGGCTCTTAGTCCATTCTACTGTTTCTGGGCGTGAGGCCGTGGCGATGACTTCAAGACCAGCATGTGCAGCTAGTTGGGTCGCAATAGAACCAACACCACCAGCGCCATTAATAATTAAAATTGATTTACCTTTATCATTTTCAGTAATAGTTAAACGATCAAACAATGCTTCCCAAGCTGTAATAGTTGTCAGTGGCATCGCAGCAGCTTCCTCTACGTTCAAGTTATGTGGTTTCAAACCAACTAACCGCTCATCAATTAAAGTGTATTCTGCGTACGCTCCTTGCCTTGTGACGTCACCTGCGAAATAAACGTCTTGCCCGGTTTGAAATAATGCAACTTCACTCCCAGTATCTACTACTTCTCCAACCGCATCCCAACCTAAAATCCGTACTTCATCTCCAGATAGCTTCGTTGCTTCACGTTGTTTAGTATCTACCGGATTGATGGAAATCGCTTTAATTCTAACTAGTAAATCATGGTTTTCTGGTACTGGCTTGTCGATTTCTATATCCACAAAATCCGTTGACGCTCTCGTTAATCCTACAGCTTTCATTTGACAACACCTCTCGTTTCCTTTTCCCGAATTTCTTAAAATAATGCACATTTAGATAAAAAAGCCTTCTCAAACTCACTGAGAAGGCTTTAAAACTTATTTTTCGTCGAGCAATTCGCTATCTTTGAATTTCATTTTTGCATGGCAGGCCGGGCATTTGATTTTCAACTTGCCACCGTGTGAATGAGTATGGTCGCTAGCTTCTTTTTTGGAAAGAAGCATTTTGCTAGCTTTTTTTAGTAGCGGTATAGCGATAATTACACCGATGATTGTGAACATTGCTAGAACCCCGATAAATACTAAGGTTACGGCAACTACAGCGATAAAAGTTTTTTTCAAAAAATGTCCTAAATCAACTTGTTCTTCCATCTAAACCAACTCCTCTAATTGATACTTTAATCATATCATGAAGCGGCATTAATTGCAGTGATGATGGTGAGCGTGATTTCCTTCAAGTTGAATCGTACTATGTTCTAAAGAGAAGTTTTCTTGCAAATAATGCTCAATATCTGCCAAAATCTTATCTCGGTCGGCATCTTCGCATACGGTCAAATGAGCTGTAAGAGCATTGAAATCCGAAGTAATCGCCCATACATGTAAATCATGCACTTCTTTGACACCGTCTTGCTGTTGGAAAAACGTTTTGATTTCTTCTGTATCGACATTCGCTGGTTTTCCTTCCATCAAAATATGAATCGCATCTTTCAGTACACGCCAACCACTAACTAAGATAAGTGCCGCAACAATAACACTCGCAATCGGGTCAGCGATATTCCAGCCAAGGAAAATAATGAGTAACGCGGCAATAATCGCACCAACAGAGCCAAGCAAATCTCCAAGCACATGCAAGAACGCACTACGCATATTCAAATTTTCGCTAGTGTCACCTTTCATTAAAATCCAAGCGACCAAAATATTAATAAGCAATCCGATAACAGAAATAGTCATCATTCCAGCTCCAATTACTTGTGGCGGATCAAAGAAGCGACCAATCGCTTCATAGAATATAAAAACAGAAATCCCAACGAGCGTTAATCCATTAAGAAATGCAGCTAAAATTTCAAATCTTTTATAGCCATATGTTTTATCGGAGCTTGCTGCTTTTTCGCCAAATTTAAATGCAGCTAAACTTAAACCTAGCGCCACGGCGTCAGAGAGCATGTGCCCCGCATCAGAAAGTAGCGCCAAACTATTGGTCATAATTCCACCAATAACTTCGACTACCATAAATGTAGCAATTAGAATAAAACTGATAAATAATGATTTTTTGTTGGCATTATGCGCATGATTATGATTGTGTCCATGAGCATGATCGTGGTTATGTGCCATATGATTACTTCCCCTCTGTAAGTAGCTAATTTCCTTATATGCATATGTTAGCATATATACATTTTAAGTGCAACCATTCTTATAAAAAAACTTCCATTTTGAGATTCATATAAAATGAAACTAACGGAAGTAATTCTACGAGTACAAGAGTCATGTATCCAGCAAATATAAAAAAGTCCACCAAAATGAAATTAGCAGGTAAATCTACTAAAGAAATTATACGAGCGTTAAACATCAAAAAACTAACACAACAAAAATTAGGCTACCAATCTCCCATTAATTTCAGGAAACAAGCAGCCTAATTTAAGTGATTTTTATTCCATTCTCATTTTTTTATGTCAGTACATTAGTGAAATATTATCTAATAGTTCTTTTTCTTATAAAATTTCTTCTTGCATAAATAACCCTAGCCCGCCGATATCATGATGCTTTGCGATTTTATCTGCTTTTTCTAAAGCTAGCGGAATGCCATTCTCCATTGCTACACCAATTTCGGCTAATTCAATCATACCGACATCATTTTCATTATCCCCAAAAGCAATTGTTGAATCAAGATTAATGTAACCATTTTCCGCAAGATAAGTGAGACCTTTTGCCTTATCAATTCCTTCATTCATAATATCAATTAAATTCGAGGCAGACGCGAGAACAGAAAGTGGCAAGCCTTCTAAAGCTGCTTTGATTTCTGCTCGTTTTTCTAAATCTGATTCAATTACGAGTACTTTTAGTGGGAATTCACCTTCTCGAAGCACGCTGAATGGATCCGTAGTTAAAGTAATTGGAACTTGTTCATTTTCCGGTAAAGTTTTATTTAATTCATTGAAAAAGGCGATTTTGCCTGTATTGGTTGGTCCGAGAATTCGCTCCGTTGTATAAATATGATAATTAACGTCCAGCGGTTCAAGCGTTTCTAATACCGTATGTATCAAATCCAGTTCAATATTACTTTTATATAAAATCTCTCCAGTAGTAAAATCGCGTACTAATCCGCCATTACAAGAAATGACTGGCGTTTTGATATTGAGCTCGTGGATAAATGGTAAAATTGCTAAATCCAGTCGCCCCGTTGCAAGGAAAAGTTTTTTTCCGTTTTTTTGCCATTCCATTAAAACTTCTTTGTTGAGGGGATGAATTTGATCACCTTTTTTTACTAGTAATGTTCCGTCCATATCTGTAATAACTGTATCAATCGCTACATTTGCCAATAGTTTTCGCACCCTTCTAAATTTCCGTTATTATGTACCTCGATTATAGACGAGTTTCGCATGATTGTCACGCCGATATTTGGTATACTAAATGGGAATGGAGGACGATAATTAGTGAAGAAATATTTTATAACAATCATGATTTTACTTTTTGGCGCGTTATTTCTCAGTGCTTGTCAAAAAGATGACGAGGTTGAAAATTCTTCTCCTCCTAAAGTAGACTTAAAAAACGAAATACCCATTATTTTAATTCATGGGAGCGGTGGCGATACACATTCTTTAGATGAAATGGCAGATCACTTAATGAATGAATACAAAAGTTCTAATGAAGCAATGTCAATGTCAATTAACTCAAAAGGAAAAATCACATACCAAGGCAAGCTAACAAAAGATGCCAAACGTCCCATTATCAAATTTGGCTTCGACCAAAACCAAGCAACTCCAGATGATTGGTCTAAATGGTTAAAAATCGCAATGGAAGATTTGAAGTCACGTTACGGTTTCACACAAATGGACGGAGTTGGTCATTCTAACGGCGGCTTGGCTTTAACTTATTTTGCAGAAGACTACTCTAATGACAACGCGGTCCCTACTCTGCGCAAATTAGTTGCTATTGGCTCTCCTTTTAATGATTTGGACCCAGACGATAATGGCGAAGATTTAGCTTTTAATAAATTACCATCCAACACCCCTCAACTAGATTATTTTATTGACAAGGAAACTAAAATTAGTACTGACCTAGAAGTACTATCCATTGCTGGAGCTCTTAGTGAAGATAATTTAACCGATGGTATTGTCCCAACGAATAGTTCACTCGCTTCCAGACTTTTCATGCCTAATAACGCAAAAGTCTATATGGAAGATTTACAAGTTGGTGAAAGTGCTATTCACCAAACATTGCATGAAACATCTGAAAGTATCGAAAAAACACATTGGTTCTTAGAGAAATCGAGCCCCGAAAAAAAAGAAATTAAATTAATTTCTAAATAGGAGGAATAATATGCTACATATACAAGCAAAAGTCCAAGTTAAACCTGATTTAGTAGCGGAATTCTTGGTGGAAGTGAATTTAGTAATCCAAGGCTCGCTTTCAGAAACCGGAAATCATGGCTACGAATTGGTTCACTCTGTAGAAAACGCAAATATTTTCTATATTCTAGAAAAGTGGACTGATGAAGCAGCAATTCAGTTTCATAACGGGACAGAGCATTATAAACGTTTCAAAAAAAATGTCCCCGCTTTTTTAGCAATGCCGATTGAGGTGGATTTGCTTGCGCCAGTTGAGCGACGATAGTATTTTTTTAACAAGAAATCTTTTTGCAACTAACATCATTTTCATCTTAGTAAAGATAAACTTACCTGTATTAGTTTAGCCTTCTTTTGTGCGGATTACTTGTTCATACACTATCTCCTCTACTTCAAGTGATTCTATTGTTTGCTCGCCGTCCACATTAAATGGGTTCCCACTTTAGAAAATAAGCAAAAAGGATTGGCTCGCATACGCGAGCCAATCCTTTTTTAATCCTTCAAATAGCCATCTTCAATCCGAATTACGCGGTCAACTAAGTCTAAAACTCGTTCATCATGCGTAACCATGATGGCAGCTTTATTTTTTCGTTTTACTTCATCCGCAATCATTTGGACTACTTTGTGACCACGGTTCGCATCTAAGCTTGCGGTTGGTTCGTCCGCTAAAATAATATCGGGGTCGTTCATCAGTGCTCTAGCAATAGCGACACGTTGTTTTTCACCACCCGATAAACTTTCCGGGTAATTGTTTTCGCGAGCAGTTAAACCTAATTCTTTAAGTAATTCATCTGCTTTTTCTTTCGCACCCCGCCCTTTTTCACCAGATAGTTCCGCAATTACGAGTAACTGATCACGGACATTTAAGTACGGGATTAGGTTCGCACCTTGGAAAATGAATCCTACTTTATCGAGCCGCACTTTTGTTAATTCTTTGCTTGTAAGGTCATTTAACACTTTTCCACCTATAGCAATTTCTCCTTCTGTTGGGGATAATAAGGCGCCTGCGATAGATAAAAATGTACTTTTCCCGGCGCCTGAAGGTCCAACGATTGCAACGAATTCTCCTTGCGCCACTTCTAAAGATACATTTTTCAATACTTCGATGACTTGCTCGCCATCCTGATAATTTTTAGAAATATTTTTCATCATTAAAGTCATTAGTTTGCCCTCCCAATTGCTTCTAACGCGTCTACTTTTGCTACACGATAGAGTGATAACATCGATCCAATGACTGCTACAACAAGGAATAAGGCAGAACAGCCGATTGCAAGTACCGGGCTAAGTGTAAATGGCATGCTCGCCGGTAAAATTGCTGCAAGACCGAATGTTAAGCCATTACCAATTAACAAACTGACAACTGATAGGAAAACAACTTGGGTAACGATACTTCGGCCTAAATAGGCTGTTCGTGCGCCAACTGCTTTTAAAATCCCAAATTGGTTGATTTTTTGAATCGTAATGACGTAAAAGAAAGCAGCTAGAACAAATGCGGCGATGACGAACAAAAAGGCAATCATCATCAGTAGCGATCCTTGTTCTTCTGAGTAGCCAGGGATACCTTGAAGCACTTCTTTACTAGACGAAAGTTCCATGGAGCCGAGTGATAGGTTTTTAGCTGTGCTTTCAGAAACATCTAGCGCTACGGCGTTATATTCTCCTTCTGCTGCTTGGTTCGTTTGATGCACTAATTTCCAAGCATCCCAGCCGACGAATATAACCGGTGAATGGCTAAATGTGTTATTTTTGGTGAAGGCGGTAATCGTGAACTCTTCTCCTGTTGCGCTATCTTTGAGTTTGCTGCCTAATTTATAACCAGACTCTTTTAAAGAAATATCGGCTACTACTTCTTTTGTTTTCTCTGGCTCTGTTCCTTCTGTGATGGCCGGTTTCATGAAGCCTGTTTTATCTATACCGAAATAAGTAATGTCTGTTTTTTTATCTTTGTTGGGTGGTGTGATCGTGCCCATTTGCACGCCTAGGTTGGTGCTTTCTGATTTTTTCACTTGCTTCGCTACGCTGTCTGTTTCGGACGCGGTTAAATTGGACCTCGTTAAGCGATTATCCGAGTCTTTTTGTAAAACATAATAAGTTGCTTTATTGGATGAAATGGCTGCCCCATTGTCGTTTGCAAGTCCATTCGCAAGTCCCGTTACAAACAAAACAAGCCATGCGATTAACACCATAATTAATCCAATTAGAATATAGCGTAATTTTGCGTGTTTTAATTCTCTTAATGCCAAAAACATTCCGTTCAACTCCTTCTAAGATCTTATCCTTAGTTTAAAGAAGTTTTGTAAACGGAATGTGAATCGGATTTTACAAATTTAGTTTTTTGGTAGTTTGACTTTGAATGTCGTGCCTTTTTCGGGGCTACTTTGCACGGTTATTTCGCCGTGATGGAGCGTGATAATTTTCTGGCAAATGGATAATCCGAGGCCACTCGAGCCTTCTTCTCGGGTTCGGCTTTCGTTAGCTTTATAAAAACGGTCAAAAATCTTGGCCATATCCTCCTTACCTATGCCGACACCGCTATCTTGAACTTCTACAAAAACATACGTCGCTTTTTCATAAAGGTGGACTTTGATATTCCCGCCCTGTGGTGTGAACTTAATCGCATTAGTTAACAAATTGGACCACACTTGATAAAGTAATTCAGCATCACCCGTATAGTTTACATCTGCTAAGTCTAAATTTATTGTTAGTTCTTTTTCGCGCCAACTCCACTCGGTCATTTGGATTAATTGACGCCACTGCTCGTCTAAGTGAACTGGCTCTTTTTTTCGCAACTCTGATTCTTGGTCAAGTGAAGCGAGTGTGAGTAGTTGTTTGGTTAAGGAAGATAGACGTGTTGTCTCCTCTGATAACACGGTTAAATATTCGGCTTGTTCTTTTTCGGTTAGTGTTACAGAACCTAAAAGTCTCGCAAAGCCTTGCATGGATGTGAGCGGAGATTGTAGTTCATGAGAAACATTGGCGACAAATTCTTGACGGGAAGCTTCAGATTTTTTGAGTTCACTAGCCATTTTCGTAAACGAGTCTGCCAACTGCCCAATTTCATCCTTACGCCGAACTTCAAAGGCTACATCATAATTGCCTTTACGTATTTTTTTCGTCGCATTCGTCAACTTCACGACAGGTTTGACAATATATCTGCCACTAATAAGAACCAACAGAATACTGATGATGGATGTGA from Listeria monocytogenes ATCC 19117 encodes the following:
- a CDS encoding cation diffusion facilitator family transporter, yielding MAHNHDHAHGHNHNHAHNANKKSLFISFILIATFMVVEVIGGIMTNSLALLSDAGHMLSDAVALGLSLAAFKFGEKAASSDKTYGYKRFEILAAFLNGLTLVGISVFIFYEAIGRFFDPPQVIGAGMMTISVIGLLINILVAWILMKGDTSENLNMRSAFLHVLGDLLGSVGAIIAALLIIFLGWNIADPIASVIVAALILVSGWRVLKDAIHILMEGKPANVDTEEIKTFFQQQDGVKEVHDLHVWAITSDFNALTAHLTVCEDADRDKILADIEHYLQENFSLEHSTIQLEGNHAHHHHCN
- a CDS encoding ABC transporter permease, yielding MFLALRELKHAKLRYILIGLIMVLIAWLVLFVTGLANGLANDNGAAISSNKATYYVLQKDSDNRLTRSNLTASETDSVAKQVKKSESTNLGVQMGTITPPNKDKKTDITYFGIDKTGFMKPAITEGTEPEKTKEVVADISLKESGYKLGSKLKDSATGEEFTITAFTKNNTFSHSPVIFVGWDAWKLVHQTNQAAEGEYNAVALDVSESTAKNLSLGSMELSSSKEVLQGIPGYSEEQGSLLMMIAFLFVIAAFVLAAFFYVITIQKINQFGILKAVGARTAYLGRSIVTQVVFLSVVSLLIGNGLTFGLAAILPASMPFTLSPVLAIGCSALFLVVAVIGSMLSLYRVAKVDALEAIGRAN
- a CDS encoding ABC transporter ATP-binding protein → MTLMMKNISKNYQDGEQVIEVLKNVSLEVAQGEFVAIVGPSGAGKSTFLSIAGALLSPTEGEIAIGGKVLNDLTSKELTKVRLDKVGFIFQGANLIPYLNVRDQLLVIAELSGEKGRGAKEKADELLKELGLTARENNYPESLSGGEKQRVAIARALMNDPDIILADEPTASLDANRGHKVVQMIADEVKRKNKAAIMVTHDERVLDLVDRVIRIEDGYLKD
- a CDS encoding zinc-binding alcohol dehydrogenase family protein, with amino-acid sequence MKAVGLTRASTDFVDIEIDKPVPENHDLLVRIKAISINPVDTKQREATKLSGDEVRILGWDAVGEVVDTGSEVALFQTGQDVYFAGDVTRQGAYAEYTLIDERLVGLKPHNLNVEEAAAMPLTTITAWEALFDRLTITENDKGKSILIINGAGGVGSIATQLAAHAGLEVIATASRPETVEWTKSHGANYVINHRENIPEQLEELGFEQGVDFILCLHNTSAHWDEMQEAIRPQGKICSIVELAEPVKMTLLKDKSATFSYEFMFTRSKYDTTDKIRQHEILTEAAHMLDAGELTTTLNQVLSPVNAATIEEAHKIISSGKMIGKLVVKGFE
- a CDS encoding alpha/beta hydrolase gives rise to the protein MKKYFITIMILLFGALFLSACQKDDEVENSSPPKVDLKNEIPIILIHGSGGDTHSLDEMADHLMNEYKSSNEAMSMSINSKGKITYQGKLTKDAKRPIIKFGFDQNQATPDDWSKWLKIAMEDLKSRYGFTQMDGVGHSNGGLALTYFAEDYSNDNAVPTLRKLVAIGSPFNDLDPDDNGEDLAFNKLPSNTPQLDYFIDKETKISTDLEVLSIAGALSEDNLTDGIVPTNSSLASRLFMPNNAKVYMEDLQVGESAIHQTLHETSESIEKTHWFLEKSSPEKKEIKLISK
- a CDS encoding putative quinol monooxygenase, whose amino-acid sequence is MLHIQAKVQVKPDLVAEFLVEVNLVIQGSLSETGNHGYELVHSVENANIFYILEKWTDEAAIQFHNGTEHYKRFKKNVPAFLAMPIEVDLLAPVERR
- a CDS encoding Cof-type HAD-IIB family hydrolase, translating into MANVAIDTVITDMDGTLLVKKGDQIHPLNKEVLMEWQKNGKKLFLATGRLDLAILPFIHELNIKTPVISCNGGLVRDFTTGEILYKSNIELDLIHTVLETLEPLDVNYHIYTTERILGPTNTGKIAFFNELNKTLPENEQVPITLTTDPFSVLREGEFPLKVLVIESDLEKRAEIKAALEGLPLSVLASASNLIDIMNEGIDKAKGLTYLAENGYINLDSTIAFGDNENDVGMIELAEIGVAMENGIPLALEKADKIAKHHDIGGLGLFMQEEIL
- a CDS encoding dihydrofolate reductase family protein codes for the protein MSEKQVALYIAVSLDGYIADENGSVEWLESIDSEGDAGYEAFFDNVDTVVMGRTTYQQIFSLTDTFPYSKKDVYVFSNTKAGTKDEYADFVAGTVDTWLNNIDGEKIWLVGGAKLVQQFLKEKAIDRFVITIAPIILGKGIPLFEEDREHALELEEVTRFGQFAQLTYKNLEEN
- a CDS encoding sensor histidine kinase; translated protein: MKSLYSRIVVTMLVVIISSSLLGFFFANIYYQIKLKPFNDEKTAKIAEEVQQFYESNATISLNEYLENVGELGYELYLTDGAEKSTYYGDAFRKKDLPDKTIKQVLDGETYHGIDSFDTGIFITGFFDNDVRNTIGVPVQADGKQLALFIRQDPEKQFGELRIFFAMILIFTSIISILLVLISGRYIVKPVVKLTNATKKIRKGNYDVAFEVRRKDEIGQLADSFTKMASELKKSEASRQEFVANVSHELQSPLTSMQGFARLLGSVTLTEKEQAEYLTVLSEETTRLSSLTKQLLTLASLDQESELRKKEPVHLDEQWRQLIQMTEWSWREKELTINLDLADVNYTGDAELLYQVWSNLLTNAIKFTPQGGNIKVHLYEKATYVFVEVQDSGVGIGKEDMAKIFDRFYKANESRTREEGSSGLGLSICQKIITLHHGEITVQSSPEKGTTFKVKLPKN